Within Kutzneria chonburiensis, the genomic segment GGTCAGCCCGGGAGTGACGGTGGCGGCCCAGATCGCCTCCTGGCTGAACTGGCCGTAGCCCCAGTCCGGCCACACCTGGCCGGCCGCGGCCTGAAGCGGCGCGGTGATGTCGTTCGCGTAGTAGCCGGACGCGGCCTGGGCGGCCAGCCAGGTCTTGGCCGCCGGGGCGTAGGCCGGATAGCCGACGGCGAGCTTGCCCTGGTAGTCGTCCGAGGTGGTGACCCAGGTCAGGAAGTCGGTGGCCGCCTTGAGATGCGCGGAGTGGGCCGAGAGCAGCCAGGTCCCGCCGCCGACGTTGCCGGCGGACGGGCTCGGGTCGTCGGCCCAGTGCGGCATCGGCGCGATCCCGACCTGCCCCTTCGGCGTCTTGAACGTGCCCTGGAACAGCGAGCCGCCGTACCAGGACGGGCCGGGCATCATGAGGATCTTGTCGGCCTCGTTCTTGTCGAAGTCCGAGGAGAAGACGCTGCTCGTCGACATGGTCTTGGCCGCGACAAGGCGGTCCAGCAGCGAGGCCATCCGCGTGCAGGCCGGACTCGTGGTGTTCACCGCGACGGCCTTGGGCCCGGTGATGTGGTTGGCGCCGCACTTGCTCGCCCAGAGGTAGATCTCCGGGGTGAAGGTGTCGCCGGCCGCGCCGACGAGGTAGCCCGGGTGCTCCGTGGCGACCTTCTTGCCCAGCGCTTCGTACTGTTCCCACGTGGTGGGGACGGTGTAGCCCCACTGGGTCATCAGCGCGGCGTTGTACCACAACACCGTCTGCGAGAGGTCGTTGCGCAGGCAGTGGACCACACCGTCCACAGTGCACGGTTGGTTGGCGTTGTTGGCCCAGCCGTCCAACAGGGACTGCGGGATCAGGCCTTTGTTCAGCGGGGCGGCGAACTTGGCCGTGACGGCCCAGGTCGCCTCGTTGT encodes:
- a CDS encoding ABC transporter substrate-binding protein, which codes for MIRSKARPPRTITLLAVAAALAATACSGTTNAGDTKDGFTQAPQSDGPLTVWVDSTRLPAAQLYQKQHPAVKMDIVTYDGDANGSNYLQTKVSLFNRTGNGWPDVVFSSQNNEATWAVTAKFAAPLNKGLIPQSLLDGWANNANQPCTVDGVVHCLRNDLSQTVLWYNAALMTQWGYTVPTTWEQYEALGKKVATEHPGYLVGAAGDTFTPEIYLWASKCGANHITGPKAVAVNTTSPACTRMASLLDRLVAAKTMSTSSVFSSDFDKNEADKILMMPGPSWYGGSLFQGTFKTPKGQVGIAPMPHWADDPSPSAGNVGGGTWLLSAHSAHLKAATDFLTWVTTSDDYQGKLAVGYPAYAPAAKTWLAAQAASGYYANDITAPLQAAAGQVWPDWGYGQFSQEAIWAATVTPGLTAGKTIVSMLPAWQKAIADYARSDGYQVTE